The following coding sequences lie in one Hippopotamus amphibius kiboko isolate mHipAmp2 chromosome 17, mHipAmp2.hap2, whole genome shotgun sequence genomic window:
- the CHD3 gene encoding chromodomain-helicase-DNA-binding protein 3 isoform X7, with the protein MASPLRDEEEEEEEMVVSEEEEEEEEEGDEEEEEVEAADEDYEEDDDEGVLGRGPGHDRGRDRHSPPGCHLFPPPPPPLPPPPPPPPPPPPDKDDIRLLPSALGVKKRKRGPKKQKENKPGKPRKRKKLDSEEEFGSERDEYREKSESGGSEYGTGPGRKRRRKHREKKEKKTKRRKKGEGDGGQKQVEQKSSATLLLTWGLEDVEHVFSEEDYHTLTNYKAFSQFMRPLIAKKNPKIPMSKMMTILGAKWREFSANNPFKGSAAAVAAAAAAAAAAVAEQVSAAVPSATPIAPSGPPALPPPPAADVQPPPVRRAKTKEGKGPGHKRRSKSPRVPDGRKKLRGKKMAPLKIKLGLLGGKRKKGGSYVLQSDEGPEPEAEESDLDSGSVHSASGRPDGPVRTKKLKRGRPGRKKKKVLGCPAVAGEEEVDGYETDHQDYCEVCQQGGEIILCDTCPRAYHLVCLDPELDRAPEGKWSCPHCEKEGVQWEAKEEEEDYEEEGEEEGEKEEEDDHMEYCRVCKDGGELLCCDACISSYHIHCLNPPLPDIPNGEWLCPRCTCPVLKGRVQKILHWRWGEPPVSVPAPQQADGNPDAPPPRPLQGRSEREFFVKWVGLSYWHCSWAKELQLEIFHLVMYRNYQRKNDMDEPPPLDYGSGEDDGKSDKRKVKDPHYAEMEEKYYRFGIKPEWMTVHRIISHSVDKKGNYHYLVKWRDLPYDQSTWEEDEMNIPEYEDHKQSYWRHRELIMGEDPAQPRKYKKKKKELQGDGPPSSPTNDPTVKYETQPRFITATGGTLHMYQLEGLNWLRFSWAQGTDTILADEMGLGKTIQTIVFLYSLYKEGHTKGPFLVSAPLSTIINWEREFQMWAPKFYVVTYTGDKDSRAIIRENEFSFEDNAIKGGKKAFKMKREAQVKFHVLLTSYELITIDQAALGSIRWACLVVDEAHRLKNNQSKFFRVLNGYKIDHKLLLTGTPLQNNLEELFHLLNFLTPERFNNLEGFLEEFADISKEDQIKKLHDLLGPHMLRRLKADVFKNMPAKTELIVRVELSPMQKKYYKYILTRNFEALNSRGGGNQVSLLNIMMDLKKCCNHPYLFPVAAMESPKLPSGAYEGGALIKASGKLMLLQKMLRKLKEQGHRVLIFSQMTKMLDLLEDFLDYEGYKYERIDGGITGALRQEAIDRFNAPGAQQFCFLLSTRAGGLGINLATADTVIIFDSDWNPHNDIQAFSRAHRIGQANKVMIYRFVTRASVEERITQVAKRKMMLTHLVVRPGLGSKAGSMSKQELDDILKFGTEELFKDENEGENKEEDSSVIHYDNEAIARLLDRNQDATEDTDVQNMNEYLSSFKVAQYVVREEDKIEEIEREIIKQEENVDPDYWEKLLRHHYEQQQEDLARNLGKGKRVRKQVNYNDAAQEDQDNQSEYSVGSEEEDEDFDERPEGRRQSKRQLRNEKDKPLPPLLARVGGNIEVLGFNTRQRKAFLNAVMRWGMPPQDAFTTQWLVRDLRGKTEKEFKAYVSLFMRHLCEPGADGSETFADGVPREGLSRQQVLTRIGVMSLVKKKVQEFEHINGRWSMPELMPDPSADSKRSSRASSPTKTSPTTPEASATNSPCTSKPATPAPSEKGDGIRTPLEKDDAENQEEKPEKNSRVGEKMETEVDTPSPAPSLGERLEPRKIPPEDEVPGVPGELEPEPGYRGDREKSAEDVKGDRELRPGPPRDEPRSNGRREEKAEKPRFMFNIADGGFTELHTLWQNEERAAISSGKLNEIWHRRHDYWLLAGIVLHGYARWQDIQNDAQFAIINEPFKTEANKGNFLEMKNKFLARRFKLLEQALVIEEQLRRAAYLNLSQEPAHPAMALHARFAEAECLAESHQHLSKESLAGNKPANAVLHKGKGRGGPARGRAHSAASEPAGGVAERHEGRRDPPASHAVPNTPHRSPPSDVRAQHPQPAGQQGHGASPHTGLPPGSIRYTSGVRGSLQRRTRRGPGRRRRQLQPDACRVLHHSRHQRPSSAGEEGEGNGGGTGVRRAGSEGAPSRGGDLYRRLTGSQACPSPRPRPRGRPPAQALGPAASPPPSPPLGPPLG; encoded by the exons CAGGTGGAACAGAAGTCGTCGGCAACTCTGCTCCTGACCTGGGGCCTGGAGGACGTGGAGCATGTGTTCTCCGAGGAGGATTACCACACACTCACCAACTACAAAGCCTTTAGCCAGTTCATGAG GCCCCTGATTGCTAAGAAGAACCCTAAGATCCCAATGTCTAAGATGATGACCATCCTTGGGGCCAAGTGGAGAGAGTTCAGCGCCAACAACCCCTTCAAGGGGTCGGCAGCTGctgtggcggcggcggcggcagcggcggccgcAGCTGTAGCTGAGCAGGTGTCAGCTGCTGTCCCATCAGCCACCCCCATCGCACCTTCCGGACCCcccgcccttcccccaccccctgccgctGATGTCCAGCCCCCACCCGTCCGAAGAGCCAAAACCAAAGAGGGCAAAG GTCCAGGCCATAAGAGGCGGAGTAAGAGCCCCAGAGTGCCTGATGGACGCAAGAAGCTTCGGGGAAAGAAGATGGCACCACTCAAGATCAAACTAGGGCTGCTGGGTGgcaagaggaagaagggaggctCG TATGTTTTGCAGAGTGACGAGGGCCCCGAACCGGAGGCTGAGGAGTCAGACCTGGACAGTGGCAGTGTCCACAGTGCCTCAGGCCGCCCTGACGGCCCTGTCCGAACCAAGAAACTAAAGAGAGGCCggccaggaaggaagaagaagaagg TCCTGGGCTGTCCTGCAGTGGCCGGGGAGGAGGAGGTTGATGGCTACGAGACGGATCACCAGGATTACTGTGAGGTGTGCCAGCAGGGTGGGGAAATTATTCTGTGTGACACCTGCCCTCGTGCCTACCACCTCGTCTGCCTTGATCCTGAGCTTGACCGGGCTCCTGAGGGCAAGTGGAGCTGCCCCCACTGT gagaaggagggggTACAGTGGGaggccaaggaggaggaggaagactatgaggaggaaggggaggaggaaggggagaaggaggaggaggacgaccACATGGAGTACTGCCGTGTGTGCAAGGATGGCGGGGAGCTCCTGTGCTGTGACGCCTGCATCTCCTCCTACCACATCCACTGTCTCAACCCTCCGCTGCCTGACATCCCCAATGGCGAATGGCTGTGTCCCCGATGCACA TGTCCGGTACTGAAAGGCCGTGTGCAGAAGATCCTACACTGGCGGTGGGGGGAGCCCCCTGTGTCAGTGCCAGCCCCCCAGCAGGCAGACGGGAATCCAgatgccccacccccacgtccTCTTCAAGGCAGATCGGAGCGAGAGTTCTTTGTCAAGTGGGTAGGACTGTCCTACTGGCACTGCTCCTGGGCCAAGGAGCTTCAG CTGGAAATCTTCCACTTGGTCATGTACCGAAACTACCAGCGGAAAAATGACATGGATGAGCCCCCACCCCTGGACTACGGCTCTGGGGAGGATGATGGGAAGAGTGACAAGCGCAAGGTGAAGGACCCGCACTACGCTGAGATGGAGGAGAAGTACTACCGCTTTGGCATCAAGCCGGAGTGGATGACCGTCCACCGGATCATCAGCCACAG TGTGGATAAAAAGGGGAATTACCACTATCTAGTGAAATGGAGGGACTTGCCATACGACCAGTCCACGTGGGAGGAAGATGAAATGAACATCCCTGAATATGAGGACCATAAGCAAAGCTACTGGAGACACCG AGAACTAATTATGGGGGAGGACCCTGCCCAGCCCCGCAagtataagaagaagaagaaggagctGCAGGGTGATGGGCCTCCCAGCTCTCCTACTAATGAC CCTACAGTGAAATATGAGACTCAGCCACGGTTTATCACAGCCACTGGAGGTACACTGCACATGTATCAGCTGGAAGGGCTGAATTGGCTACGCTTCTCGTGGGCCCAGGGCACTGACACCATTCTGGCTGATGAGATGGGACTGGGCAAGACCATACAAACCATCGTCTTCCTCTACTCCCTGTATAAGGAG GGCCACACGAAGGGTCCCTTCCTGGTGAGTGCCCCGCTCTCTACCATCATTAACTGGGAGCGGGAGTTCCAGATGTGGGCACCCAAGTTCTATGTGGTGACATACACGGGTGACAAGGACAGCCGAGCCATCATTCGTGAGAATGAGTTTTCCTTTGAAGACAACGCTATCAAAGGTGGCAAGAAAGCTTTTAAGATGAAG AGGGAGGCGCAGGTGAAGTTCCATGTTCTCCTGACATCGTACGAGCTGATCACCATTGATCAGGCAGCGCTTGGCTCCATCCGCTGGGCCTGTCTCGTGGTGGATGAGGCCCATCGGCTCAAGAACAACCAGTCCAAG TTTTTCAGGGTCCTCAATGGCTACAAGATAGATCATAAGTTGCTGCTGACAGGGACTCCATTGCAGAATAATCTGGAGGAGCTCTTCCATCTGCTGAACTTCCTCACCCCAGAGAGGTTTAA CAATCTGGAGGGCTTCTTAGAGGAGTTTGCTGACATATCCAAAGAAGACCAGATTAAGAAACTTCATGACTTGCTGGGGCCACATATGCTGCGGAGGCTTAAGGCTGATGTCTTTAAGAACATGCCGGCCAAGACAGAGCTCATCGTTCGCGTGGAGCTGAGCCCCATGCAGAA GAAATACTACAAGTATATCCTGACCCGAAATTTTGAGGCCTTGAATTCACGAGGCGGTGGGAACCAAGTGTCGCTGCTTAACATCATGATGGATCTTAAGAAGTGCTGCAACCATCCATACCtctttcctgtggctgctatG GAGTCCCCCAAACTTCCCAGTGGGGCTTACGAGGGTGGGGCACTTATTAAGGCGTCTGGGAAGCTTATGCTGCTGCAGAAGATGCTGCGGAAGCTGAAGGAGCAAGGACACAGAGTGCTCATCTTCTCGCAG atgACCAAAATGTTAGACTTGCTAGAGGACTTCTTAGACTACGAAGGCTACAAGTATGAGCGCATCGATGGCGGCATCACTGgtgccctgaggcaggaggccATTGATCGCTTCAATG CTCCTGGGGCCCAACAGTTCTGCTTCCTCCTGTCCACccgggctgggggcctgggcatCAATCTGGCCACTGCTGACACTGTCATCATCTTTGACTCAGACTGGAACCCCCATAATGATATCCAG GCCTTCAGCCGGGCACATCGGATCGGCCAGGCCAACAAAGTGATGATATACCGGTTTGTGACTCGCGCGTCAGTGGAAGAGCGGATCACGCAGGTGGCCAAGAGAAAGATGATGCTGACACATCTGGTGGTGCGGCCCGGGCTGGGCTCCAAGGCGGGCTCCATGTCCAAGCAGGAGCTGGATGACATCCTCAAATTTGGCACCGAGGAGCTGTTCAAGGATGAAAATGAAG GGGAGAACAAGGAGGAGGATAGCAGTGTGATTCACTATGACAACGAGGCCATCGCTCGGCTCTTGGACCGGAACCAGGATGCAACTGAGGACACGGACGTGCAGAACATGAATGAATATCTCAGCTCCTTCAAGGTGGCCCAGTACGTGGTGCGGGAAGAAGACAAG ATTGAGGAAATCGAGCGCGAGATCATCAAGCAGGAGGAGAACGTGGACCCCGACTACTGGGAGAAGCTGCTGAGACACCACTAcgagcagcagcaggaggaccTGGCCCGGAACCTCGGCAAAGGCAAGCGGGTCCGCAAGCAGGTCAACTACAATGACGCTGCTCAGGAGGACCAAG ATAACCAGTCTGAATACTCAGTGGGgtcagaggaggaggatgaagactTTGATGAGCGTCCTGAAG GGCGACGACAGTCAAAGAGGCAGCTCCGGAATGAAAAGGATAAGCCGCTGCCCCCACTGCTGGCCCGAGTTGGGGGCAACATTGAG GTGTTGGGATTCAACACCCGTCAGCGGAAGGCCTTCCTCAATGCTGTGATGCGCTGGGGCATGCCACCGCAGGATGCCTTCACCACCCAGTGGCTTGTGCGGGACCTCAGGGGCAAGACTGAAAAGGAGTTCAA GGCCTATGTGTCTTTGTTCATGCGCCATCTCTGTGAGCCTGGGGCAGACGGCTCTGAAACCTTTGCTGACGGGGTCCCTCGGGAGGGGCTGAGTCGCCAGCAAGTGTTGACCCGCATTGGAGTCATGTCTCTCGTCAAGAAGAAG GTACAGGAGTTTGAGCACATCAATGGGCGCTGGTCCATGCCGGAGCTGATGCCCGACCCCAGTGCTGACTCCAAGCGCTCCTCTAGGGCCTCCTCTCCTACCAAAACGTCTCCTACCACTCCTGAGGCTTCTGCTACAAACAGTCCTTGCACCTCAAAACCTG CTACTCCAGCTCCCAGTGAGAAAGGAGATGGCATAAGGACACCTCTGGAAAAGGATGACGCAGAAAACCAGGAGGAGAAGCCAGAGAAGAATAGCAGAGTTGGGgagaagatggagacagag GTTGAtacgcccagcccagccccatcaCTTGGGGAGCGGCTGGAGCCAAGGAAGATTCCTCCAGAGGATGAGGTGCCAGGGGTACCTGGAGAGCTGGAGCCTGAACCTGGGTACCGGGGGGACAGAGAGAAGTCAG CAGAAGATGTAAAAGGGGACCGGGAGCTTCGACCTGGGCCTCCTCGAGACGAGCCGCGGTCCAATGGGCGACGtgaggagaaggcagagaagcCGCGGTTCATGTTCAATATTGCAgatggtggcttcacag AACTTCATACCCTGTGGCAGAATGAGGAACGGGCAGCTATTTCCTCAGGGAAACTCAATGAGATCTGGCACCGAAGACATGACTATTGGCTTTTGGCTGGGATTGTCCT CCATGGCTATGCACGGTGGCAGGACATCCAGAACGATGCTCAGTTTGCCATTATCAATGAGCCATTTAAAACTGAAGCCAATAAGGGGAACTTTCTGGAGATGAAAAACAAGTTCCTGGCCCGGAGATTCAAG CTCCTGGAGCAGGCGCTGGTGATTGAGGAGCAGCTGCGGCGGGCGGCCTACCTGAACCTATCACAGGAGCCGGCGCACCCCGCCATGGCCCTCCACGCCCGCTTCGCCGAGGCCGAGTGCCTGGCCGAGAGCCACCAGCACCTCTCCAAGGAGTCGTTGGCGGGGAACAAGCCGGCCAACGCCGTCCTGCACAAGGGTAAGGGCCGCGGCGGCCCCGCGCGGGGGAGGGCCCACAGCGCTGC TTCTGAACCAGCTGGAGGAGTTGCTGAGCGACATGAAGGCAGACGTGACCCGCCTGCCAGCCACGCTGTCCCGAATACCCCCCATCGCAGCCCGCCTTCAGATGTCCGAGCGCAGCATCCTCAGCCGGCTGGCCAGCAAGGGCACGGAGCCTCACCCCACACCG GCCTTCCCCCCGGGTCCATACGCTACACCTCCGGGGTACGGGGCAGCCTTCAGCGCCGCACCCGTAGGGGCCCTGGCCGCCGCAGGCGCCAACTACAGCCAGATGCCTGCAGGGTCCTTCATCACAG CCGCCACCAACGGCCCTCCAGTGCTggtgaagaaggagaaggaaatggTGGGGGCACTGGTGTCAGACGGGCTGGATCGGAAGGAGCCCCGAGCCGGGGAGGTGATCTGTATAGACGACTGACCGGATCCCAGGCCTGCCCTTCACCCAGGCCCCGTCCCCGAGGCCGGCCCCCAGCTCAGGCTCTGGGGCCTGCTGCCAGTCCTCCGCCTTCCCCACCCCTGGGGCCCCCACTGGGCTAG